The genome window CTTAGGAGCGCTGTACCTGGGTTGTGAGATTCTAATTCGTAAATAAGAGACGAGAGACGAGATTGCATGCAGACCCAAGCCCCTCATGTTTATTGAGTCACACTCGGTATGTGCGtgttcttcctcttcatccaaaGATGTTGACAGGCCTCCTGTGAATATGATGTAACGCCACGAACGGAACACGCTGAATCATTACACATTGAGTGGTTTCAATAACTTTCGTCTAAAAAGTTGAATAGCCCTCACATAGTTTCTGCTTTGTTGCCTCTTATTGAGTCATATCAACTCGTTGAAAAACTAACTTGATCACGTCTGAGCTCCCGCAACGTGCTTTCAACTCGAATTCCAAAATTCTCGTCAGCCAAACACTCTAGGCGGCCATCGCTGCTGTCATGAACACGTCCGTGGATGCAGCGCCTGGTATCAACTGTCGAGGCAACGGCAATTACGCCAAATCGGATGGCACAATATTTGGCTTCTGGAGCGCTTCTTCATGTCTCGATCCCAATCATTATGATCAAGACGCAGAACTCATCATGTGTTCCAAAGGGAGTCTTGGAGGCTCAGAAAACGAAGGGTATTACCTGTTTCCGCAAAATACGGGCAATGGTATCCTGGCCGCTCTATTCGACCGTTACTCCAAGATCTGGTTGATCAAAAACGCGAAACTTGCGGAACTGTCCCCAGCTTTTATCCCCAAACAAAAAACGACTCTAGTGCTGGAATCCTGACCCCTAATTCTGTTACCAACCTGAGGGGTTGTCAAGAGTGGATGGCTAGGTAGTCATTTATTAGAAATTGAAGAGTGTCATTTAGAAGTTGAGCTTCGCCTCATATGCTTTCTCGTCGAGTAATGGATAAGAGTGGTGGAAGGCTACGGTTAGTGTATGTGATTACAAATTTGCCAGGAGGAACGGCTATCTTCTTATGGACAAGCTTCTCAGTCATCTACCCCGACCAGCTGTTGTTGAATTACGCAGGGATTCTGAGCGCAGTTAAcaatttattattattattattattttcctTGTAGTCGAAGGACCTTTAAGGCCTTATATCTTCGACTAATTCTTTCTAGGACTTAAGTCCTAGAGTCCTAGATGACACTCCTACGATTTGAGTTTTAGGACGTCAAACTTTAACTTTAATCCTGAACCTTAATCCTGAAGTTGAGGGGGAACCATCAATTCTTCCAACACCAGCTAAACATCATCTCAAGCAACAATTAGTCAGTCACTGAGCAAGGGTGCGGCTAGGTTAACAGAACCTTAAGATCAAATGCAGACAAATAAACTACTTACTTGATCGACTTGATCATTTTCATTAAGCTATATGATTCGAAGTTTGTGGTCCTTTTATCGCTCTTGGCAAGGATGAGGTCTAGTGTTGTTAGGGAGGTGGAGGATCTGTTTTATCTGCACCTATTGTTCTCGATAACCGGAACCCACCTAGTCGTGTTGTGAAAACAGCAATAAAATTATACTGTCGATAAATATTTTACCAACTACACTGCTCACAATACTTGaacttcttaatatatagatGGCTCTGTTGAACAACTGAGCTACCCCGAACTGACGATTTCTGCGAACTATCACGATCCAGCCACAAAAGCTCGGGACGGCTATTGTGCCCACATGCATTGCAGATAGGCTTATGCATTGTGACTTGATCGAGGTCAAGCTTTCCCATGACCATCCCCTCCTCTGTTTATGGTAAGTCCCACGTAAGCTGTCGCCCACTAGGTCTAAAGATCTTTGCGTTTCCCCCTCTAGGCACGTCCAAATCTGGGGCTTGCTCTGTACACGTCTTCTCGATCGACGACTGAGTGATGAAAGTTGTGGAATGAAGAGTAAAATACTGAGACTCTATGGAGTATGCTTGAAAAATAGTTTCAACAGCTAGATTTCGGTTAGAAATTGAAACTTAGCCAAGAGAGAGTGGATTAGGGGTCCGAGGCAcagttataaatataagtccCTACGTTGAGAGGTagattgatgatgttggttgaAGGTTGAAGAACTAACATAAAGGAAACGGGCAAGGCCGAGAGACATTAGCATCACCGGGTCGGACTAATATAATTCCGATGCTCAACACCATATTCTTTAACCgtcaacaagctcaaagGACAGCTCGATACATTCTCTCCGTGCACATTGACTCCTGCCTCAGTTATAAAAGCATATGAATGACTGAAACTGATTTGCCGAGCCATGGCATCTTCCATCGTTAGTGACCCAAGGTCCTTCACTTCCAGACTTGCAGTCACGATCATAATAAAAAGTGCAGTCGCAAGAATCTCCGATGCACTCAACTAAAGCAACGGAGTTGCCATAGTTGTAGTTGTAGCAGTTTTTCTTTCCGCTACTGAGATGCTTGCTTGCCCATGTAACGTCGATTTGGCCAAGGAACCGATTGCAGTTGTTGTCGTCGAAGTAGTTGATTTGCATCTGCTTGGCAGCACGTTTATCCGCCTCGGCAGATGCCACCATAGAAAGGGCAAGGAATGTTACAACTGACAACTTCATTGTGCACGGTCTAGCACATGTTAGTTCTTCAAAGCGTATATGCATTAAGTTGCTGCTCATACCGTACTGGAAATTCAAGtttttgatcttgaagaaATAGAGAGAAAGTGTGGAAGTTGTGAGGTGAAGAATAGTAGAAGAGGGCAGCAGGTGACTGCTTGAAGTATATGTAGGCTGAAGGAGAAAGACTGCACATGTAACACACGTCTCTGGGTTGCTGTTGCTTCGGATCTGGACTCCGGACTAAGATCCAGGGAAATATGCACCTTTCCAGATGCATCGTCAATATAATCCAATCACGGGTCTCGCTTTCTATTCAACGTAGACTTGTATCATCTTGAGTGAGAGTAAAATACGTGATCAGCAATACTATTGGCACATGCCTAGCGAGATCCCAGTTGCTGAACTATAGACCCACCTGATCTGACTGTGTCCCGCATATCCCTCAAATAACCAATAATCATCATAGTCTCGTATATGCGTGTATTCCATAGCTTAGCTTAAACGATATATTGACAAGGAGGTAAATTATTAGTTTGCTAACTGGTAGGCCCCAGGGCCGCAACGTATCAATCCCTGTTTCTCGATACGTAATACGTTCAATCAAATATTAGGGTATTAGTGTTCATGATATGTAGTTATAAATTTTAAAATACAATGCTTAGGCTCTCCAATACGAAAGACGGATTAACGACTCACAGCCTGATCTGCAAGATGTCAGACGGTGGCCAATCTGTGTCTCTAAGCTAAGTTGGCAGTTATTGCCGCTGACAATGATCAAGATCTGCCCATCATCAGCTGTCATATACAATTCGTAGACTATCAGTTCAGACAATGCATTTATAAAACCACTTCCTGGGTACTTCCCAATGAGTGAGCCGCAGCGGCTGCGCTTTTCGTCTTATCACCCCTATATTTAAAACCGGATAATTTGATCCCCTTCGCTTTGGAAGAAGGCCATCCAGTCCAGGTATGTATGGACAGGATAACACCCTCATTCTCAGATTCACTTAGTGTCTGCGTTTGAGGAAATGAAAATATGCGGATTACAACCATCACCGGATCTTCTATGTGACAGAATCGAGTCTTAACAATACGAATGAACTAGTTGGAATACGAATAGAGCTACTGCTCGCCAGACAACTGGACTGTCTTCAATTATCTACACTACCTGCGCACTGTCCGCTCTGAATTATCCTCAATTGCTGGCTTGCTTCAACTGTCTCTGCAACGTTATCAGTCGCCATTCTAACAGAACACTTTTGTAGCAGCCCGTATATTTCAGAACGTTAGATTCGTCACATGCCTCCACTTCTCGTCCGAGGAGGCCAAAGACCTAGAGGCTTCCTCGGCATGGCTCACGGTGTCGGGCCCTAAAAGGAGGCGTAGTGGCGGGTCTTTGACTCCGGCGATGTAAAGAATAGCGCGCGCAATCTCAGTTGGTTCGGACCACCCCGAAGCGTAGCGAGCCCTCGCTTCACGCATAGCGCCTACTGTTGCCTGGTAGCCCTCGCTGATCTCTGGGTAACCCATTGAAGACCCAGCCCAGTCTGTCTTCATGCCACCTGGTTCCAAAACAGTAATCTTAATTCCGAAGGGTGCGACCTCCTTCGCGAGAACCGTGGAGAACCCGCCAACTGCCCATTTTGCGCTCTGATAAGCCCCCAATCCTGGAGATCCAACCCTCCCGCCGACTGACGATACTTGAAGGATATGTCCAGAGCCCTGCTTCCGTAGCAATGGTATAATAGCTCGAGTGACGTTAACCACACCGAAGAAGTTGGTTTCAATTTGCGTGCGGAATGATTCCTCGCTCATGTCTTCAATGGGCGCGGTCTCTGCGTATCCTGCGTTGTTGACGACAACGTCGATACCGCCAAAGCATTTCTGAGCCAACTGTATCGTATATGACACATCGTCCAGCCGCGTCACGTCCAATGAAGCCGTGATGATACGATTAGGACCGTACTGCTTTTCAAGCTCGAAGAGCTGGTCGGGATCGCGAGCGGTAGCCACAACACGATCGCCGCTGGCCAGTACAGCCTCCACTAACACCAGGCCGAGGCCACGCGAAGATCCGGTCACGAGCCAGGTTTTCATTTCGGGCAGCCTGAATGGCGGGTGAAGATAAAGATAACCAGAAGGTCATATCACTTCAGTTTTGGAATATTTGGGAGGGAATAAAAGGGGGATTCGATGTGCTACAAACTGGCTGAAAAAAGAAGATCGACTGCGCACGGCATTTACTATGCAACCGCAAGCTGACTGGTAAGTGGTCACGTAAGATGCGAGCTTGGCCTGGAGGAGGATATTTCTATATTCTACCACAGTTCCATCATTCCTATCAGTCAGAGCTTGTGGCCATATGAAAATCCCGATAACTCCGTCTTCGGCGATAAGAGTTCGAGAGTTCCTGCCGTCAGCAGTCTGACCTTGCGCGTCTTTCGCCTATCACATGCCTGTTCTCGTATAAACTCCTGGTGGGTCATCGCAGTCCCTACCTCATCAAGCGCATTCCAAATCAATAAATCCGCTTAAATCCGTAGCCTGTCATGCCTGCACAGTAGCTCATGTTAAGAGCATAGCTTTCTATATTATAGTTCTACATAATTTCTGGTTATGAAGTATCTAATGGCATAGTAAAAATATGAAATGAGGGATTTTTAGTGCACATACCAATTTACGGATAGCGCATAAGTTCGTCATATGACACGCCGGGGTCTGCATGTAGTATATGATTGGTTCAGTTATTCGACACGCTTGTAATTGGTAATATTTAATGTTAGTTCGGTATTAGCGACAGTGGGGCTAGTCAGCAATTCCATTCCGCACGCTCCTCAGGTTTTACCGGGAGTCATCACGAATGAAAGCGACACTCAAGACGTCACAAAAGTTATGGTACTTGGCTTCAGATAATCACCAGGTCCGATATGCAGTCAGTGTTTCATTGGGGAACCTCGATTCCTAAACCCAAACGGATCGGTGGTCCTAGAAGCCATGGAGCCTGTGGTTCGGTAAGACACATGTGTCATTTTTTGCGAATGCTGTCTCTGGTAACTTCGGAGCTGTCTACTGACCTTAAACACAGTGTAGAAAGTCTCATCTCAAGTGCGACGAGACAAGGCCCTCGTGTAAACGATGTGCAGTGATGGGGTATTCTTGCGAGTACAAGCAGTGGCAGAAGAAAGCAGGACGACCTATCACATGCCGTGCAACGCAACGCACCATACTTCCCGCAACGGATGCTAAGATCATGACTAACGATAGAGTCTCTGGTCCGTCCACAACCGACTTCTCCGAGTCTGCTGAGTCATCGCCTCAGGACTCGCCCAGATGCCACGTTCAAATACAATGGCGATACAGCGGAGCATCCGAAGAACAGGTGCATCCACACGAGATGATACTTTCGGGTCAACTGGATATTCCCAGGGCTCCTATCCCGATCAACCTCTTCACCATACATATGCCGTTCAAGTCTAGGGAACTTTTCCATTATTGTAAGTCGTATGATCGCTGGGACTTCAGAATCTGGTATACTCAAGACTGCCTGTAGTCTACAAGGCTGATCAAGCCCTGGAAGTGATTGGCCACAAGCAACACCAAGATTGGTACACGCCTTTCCCCTTCACGTATACAAGAACATCTTACTGACCCTTGGTGCGAACCGGATAGTTTAGTATCTGTAATGGAACACGCTCATGCGTTTCGCAATGCTCTTCTAATAGCAAGTCTTCACTATACGTTAAATACGGGCAACTCGCAACATTTTCAATCGACATTCTTATTTCATAAACTTCAGACTATCCGCATGGTTAATGACTGGCTTGTGAATCAGACATCTGAATCAGTCACATGCATCATCAGACAGATCGCGTCCCTCTGCTTCGTGGAGGTAAGAACAATGCTTTCGGTTCCTTGAGATAATACTAATTCTCGGCGTAGCTCTGCCTTGGTGAGATTGCTAATGCCGAGACTCACCTCAATGGCATCGTTAGCCTCCTGAAACAAATAGGTCCATGTGGCACCAATGAGTCAGATCCCACCCAGCAAGAGTTAGCCGACCGGTATTTTATCTTGTGAGTTCATCGATACCAGGTGGTATTATACTGTGTCTCATCATCGTGAACTTAGTACATACACCCTTGTTGCCGGATTCAAAGGTAGACTTGGGGCACTCTTACGCATAAATTCGCAAAGGAATGTCTATGACCTTAGTCAACAGGAGACCCTTGACATGACATATACTATCACGCGTTCTGAAGTTTCTACGGGCGGCTTACGCATTAAACTATCTGCTATTCGGCTATTACCGTCACTTCTGGCTCCCATACCTCTAGGGTCAACACTGAAGGATATCAATGGACTTGGAACCATAATAAGTCTTCGAAGCATGACTgacaaggttgatgaagccCGGAAAGAGTATTTTACGGAGGTAGAATCTTTGAGAGGTGTTTTCGATGCAGCCTGGGCTACAGGCGCAGCTTCCCAAGTGCTGGCGAACTACGTGGCTTCTCACATCCAGTCGACTTCGATCCACGACACTCAAACCCCACCACTTGATTTTCCCTACAGATTCACAACAACATGTTGTGCCATGTACATTGCTACGAATCTATATATGCACCGCGTACTTGGAATCTGTGACCCTGGAGTCATTGAACGAAGTACGTCTGAACATATGATGTATCTGTACAGGCGCGACCTCAGCAGAATGTATGCGCGTTGGAAGTATGACCCCGGGCATGACGGAGATTTTATATTTTGGCAGCTGATGATTGGAGCAATCCATATCTGCGCATATGAACCAGACTCAGACGTGGCGGTGTTTTTCAGTTGCAGTATACGGGACTGGAGTCGGAGGGTTGGCATCAAGCAGTGGCTAAACGCTAGAGCGGCATTGATGAGGGTCACTTGGCCAGTCATGCCTGAGGAGGGGAGTCCAGCGCAGCTGGTCTGGGATAAAGCCCATGGTGTGTAATGTGTATGATATTTGCTGATTTCCTAGTCGACAACTTCTTCCTTCCACGTAAGTCACCTTTTTCGCTAGCATTCGACTTCAACGCTTATTAAATTcttgtcaaggctgctggGAGCAAAACGCCTTAGCCATCGCCAGCAGCAAAATCCCGAACCATGAACACGAAACCTGTTGTTGGGTCTGTGGAACAAGTGACGTCACTGAGGCGTGATTCCTTTGTTTGTGACCGGTATTGCTATGTAATATCTCGCGATTTTGATATAAAAGAAGCTGGGCGTTGTATTAAAGAGAGCGGATATAACCATGCTACAGATGCCCAAGGCATCTATTACACTAACTTATATGTGCTTCTTAAATCAAAGCAGAAGTGAGCTAAGAAACGGAAGAGCAGTAATAGCCCTAACGCCAGCGACGGGAAGATTCTGCCCCTTAAATACAGGCTGAGCTTAGCGCTATAGATAAATAGCTATTCCACGTGCTTACCAGTAACGAGATTCCTTATATTTATCGAGGTGTTCTTATGATATAGGAGCGTATACTATTTGCTGAACTAGAGGAGGGCTATAAGAAGGTATAAAGACCTTAGTAAGaagtttaataattaaagagttatcttataatatctctataGGACCTCTTTGCCGGTTAGTGTCTAATAGGCATACTGCTTCCTTTATAAGCTGTGTAActatagtatttatattaccTCTAGAACAGAGGTAAGTACTAATAATACACTAAGAGCTATctcttaaataatataagctacttatattaacttattaaggcaatataaaagataataaaaaattaaGAATATAGCTTtaaggatatatatatatatatatataaaataatattcTTACTGCCTATAAAATACCTAAGATTAAATAGAGattatttaagtaatttactaatagtaattttattaaaggcacttaagttaattaataagtagtattatattatatataaggtaataCCTATTAGGAAGAATCTCTTTTTAAAGCCTCtcttagattataatattaactacTAGGTTtttattaagcttaaagtcccttattattataaagttaatataaagctaggatttataatatttttttcccttatttatattaatagtgcactaatatttagctaatccgttaagtctattatatgCTATAtcctataacctatttaaccctctTTATACTGCTAACGCCgatattataactttaggtctttaactttaggcaactaaacttatataaaacttaatacaTTTTCTTCCCAAACCCTGcgattacccctcttctatctATATATTTATCCTCGTCTTTTATCTCCTCTGTTAACCATCCGTGGATAGTAGATATTACGTAGTTACACTCTCGTGGTCTAAGACCATGACCAGCCTGgtctatatattattaaggtttagTCTTCTTTAgtaccttcttggcctgctACCAGATGGCCTTAAGCCACTTATTATGTAAGCTGCTGCGAagggccttaataaattccctttccctctgGCTTGGATTTACCCCTCTAAGTAACTTCCCttctagcttataaagtagctctatcttataattaaggaagcctttattaattagctaatagTAAGGCTAtaagagcaggaggatcttATAACTAAaaattactaatttaatacAGCTAGTATTATCCTCTTTTCCCTAGTCTATTCTAATTTCTATTGCcatattataaagcttactataattatctttcttaatagcttacttaattttataggttatattataaccttttattagataataccTATTAGGATTAAGTGcctgcaggcttcttctgataGGCATTATgataataaagctataatgCTATTAGcagttataattagaagaGGGGAAGTCGGATCGGATTGCTTACTGGTAAGTTTGCGGCATGGTCTTTACTGCTTAGCCTCTGGCTGACCTAAGAAGTGGAAGTGCAGTGGATAATTTAAGCGTGGTATCTGCAGGGGTTAGCAAAAGacctttaaagtaggttacaggaagaagattagggccagctgaagagcaaaTAAGGCTCTCTAGCTGGGTTATATAcagctaggtttaggctgcaattaaggcagctaactataataatattaacttaataaagctttgcctgctaaGGGGCAAGAAatgtttaaattatattagactttagagatgcttagatatagcttttaaggctaacttataaacttaaaaaaaaaaaaaaaaataatattcttttattaaatataatatctatttatattagtaattataagatttattatcttaaaatttatattaataggTTTATAATTTTTAGATTACtattactttatatagcAGACCTAAGAATACTAAGCAGCCTATGCCTTTAAGAATAACTATTAGCAGAAGTAGCTAAACTATTAGTTAACTAGCCACCCTAGTAGTAAGCTAGCCAGCAGGCTATAAGTAAGATTAGCTACTATAAATCCTTAATAAATCTATACTCACTAGGGTCTTATTAAAAGCAAGCcagtataataatatataaactattagTAAGGTAAGTATATTAACTTAGTACCAGATATAAAGTTAGTTAGCCAACCATAGATCTAGATAAATAACAAGAGTCTATATTAGCGGTTAGAAGAGGCAACCTAGTATCCAGAGGACGAGAAGTTAATGGGAGCTAGTTAAcagtaataaaatataatagtCAGAGAGTAGAGTGTTAGACCTATTTCctaagtaataaatagagTCAGAATCTTCTATTTAAAACGAGACCTCTTAAGACACCCTACTATGTTAAGCATTAAGAGGGCTTAAGATAAAAATAAGGTCATATTAAGAGAGCTAGTCACGCTAGGTTCATCAGGGAGTATTTATAGGTCCGTGCAGAACTAACTAATTAAATGTTATACAAAGTCATGCCGCTATAGGGTCATGCCTCTGTATTAAAACTGTTATACCGCTCTGTTAATTCTCATAATTAATTAACAACAATTATTAGTTacttcttatataataaagaattgGTATTAGTTAATATTCAACTAATATTTATTGCAATATGTTAAGGAGTATATATgcttaatagctttaatGAAAGGTAAGGACAGGTGGTAAAAGGAACATAGCCAGATAATGCGAGATGAATATATGTATCCAAGTATTGCCTCTGAGGCCGAATAGAGTTGTCTGCTTAACTGCAAGGGTGACGCCCACATGTCCCTCGCTTGACCAGACGTGGGCGGAACATGAAAAGTCCAGCCATTCACGGAAGTGACGTGATAAGATACCCCTCAGATAAATACGGTGTAGTCCGAAGTATTCGTTTAGGCCACGTAGTTGACAGTCAGCTCGCCCTTGGAAACGTCGTTGCCATCGTCGGTTGGTACACTTCCACAGACCTCGCAGCCGTGTTCGAGCAGGCGGTTAAGGTACTCTAGAGTCTGCTGAGTATTGAAAGAACGATTGCCGATGTTCTGGTAGAAGGCACAGAGGCGGCCGCTTGCGTGCGGCTTACATTCGATCTGTTCACCGTTTCTAAAAATACCGTTTCCAGCAGAAATGGTGTCGTACAGGTCCGAGATTTTCCCTCTGGGAGTACCAGCGAGGCCACCTAGACGGCATGCAGCTCCTCCGTTACAGTTGATGCCCTGGCGGCGGAACAATTGGGAGGGATGCTCTACGTCGCGACGCTTTGTCAGCTTGGCGTCGGCGTCGATGGCGCGCTTCTGGTTGCCGGAGGCGACCATGTTGGCTGTAAGCTCGCCTTTGGAGACGTCGTTGCCGTCATCCGTAGGGATACTACCGCAAGCCTGGCAGCCGTGGTTCAGTAAACCCTCAATGTATTGAATAGACTGCGCGGTGGTGAACTTGCGGTCGCCAATATTCTGGTAGAAGATGCACAGGTTCGGCTTCCCAATAGTGATGGAAGACTCGATGCAGATCAGCTTCTCGTTCTGAGACCACTGCTGGTTCTGGTCTTTAGTACGCAGCTGCGTCAGAGCTTGGCTCAGTAAGCCTTTATTTCCGGGACAAAGGCCGCTGCCTTGGCAGTTGATGCCCTTCGCGCTGGCTGTGGCCAGCAACCCAGCTAGGGCTGTGGCAATAGTTAGAGTTGAGAAGAACATGTCTAGTAAAGAACAGGGAGTAATAACTGGATAATCTGAAGTTCGAATGGCGAAGTGTAATCATGTTTGAATGTGGACTGTGACTGAAGTATTTATGCTCTTTGAGCGCCGTCCGACGGCTAACAGAGCTAGAGTACATGCAAAGTCTGAGTGTATCCCAGTATAGCAGGCATTCAGCTGTGGTAACACGATGCAACGATTACGCGTCATCGATCATATGGACACAGTATTCCAAAACCTTTCAATATCGTCCAACTCTTGACATTCTATAACTGATCCTGAAAACTTGGATCACATTGATTGGACGCGTTGTGGTTATGATGTCGACGAGATGTCAGCAAATACGATGGCTGATGAGCGATTGGCTACACTTGCGCGCTTTCCTGCTCTTAGCGCGTCAGCGCTAGCGGTTGTGATCCAGCATTGCTTCGGTGATCAGCAGGGCGGCGAGACCTAGtgtcgcactgagcgtgcttaaagggttagagtgaatatgatgagcagcagcaaatgtgGTAATTAATTATTCTTGTGTGTGGAGTATTCTATCCCACAGGTTTTACTTTAAATTACCTAGCTTGATTACTaagggctgttgttcctgagggTCATTGAGACCATGCCCGGCCTGCGACATACCCCCCCAGATTTCAGTCTATATCAGATAAGATCTGCATATTATCCTAATTAATATCTTCCTCTAAAACATATTCTCATAACAATCTGGCGACGATGTCTATTAGACCTTATTAAACATTCTCACTAAAACTATAAATATGCTAATAAAGATAGGAGGTAGATATTGTTAAAAAAAAcatttatagatattattaatatttttagGGCTAAAATagaaaatatttataaaaaaataaagagaagggatataaatttaatttcAAAAAGGttttactatttaattattaaataataaggcattataataaggtttattatttaataaaagttataataaggttTAGTATATAGGGTTATAAGTGgtttaatataagaaaatatagagatttaataaaaagtaataactaCTAAAATAAAGTAACTCctagttattagttattaaaataataatataattatgGAAAATATAAAGGGgatattaattaaataatatatataatatatataagagagaataagtattattattataaaactatttatttatatattagagc of Fusarium oxysporum Fo47 chromosome I, complete sequence contains these proteins:
- a CDS encoding killer toxin Kp4/SMK, whose amino-acid sequence is MFFSTLTIATALAGLLATASAKGINCQGSGLCPGNKGLLSQALTQLRTKDQNQQWSQNEKLICIESSITIGKPNLCIFYQNIGDRKFTTAQSIQYIEGLLNHGCQACGSIPTDDGNDVSKGELTANMVASGNQKRAIDADAKLTKRRDVEHPSQLFRRQGINCNGGAACRLGGLAGTPRGKISDLYDTISAGNGIFRNGEQIECKPHASGRLCAFYQNIGNRSFNTQQTLEYLNRLLEHGCEVCGSVPTDDGNDVSKGELTVNYVA